The genomic stretch GACGTCACTGTGATGCGGCCGGCGGTTGAGTCCGGGTCGTGGGCGGGGCAGCTCGTTGCTGGTGTTGGGTCTGGCGTGGGGCAAATGATCAGCGGTGCGGCGCAGATGAATCTGCGTGACACTGGGCGGGGGATCGAGGCCCTCGTCTTCGATGAGGATGTGCGTAATCAAGCGTTGCAGCAGGTCACGACGCTCGTTGACCAGGTCCGAGCGGGTAACCCAGTGGTGATCGGACAGATCGTGGGGAACATCCTGCCCGGAGCGGTGGCGTTGAAAGTCGCGAAAACGAGCGGACTTTTGGGCCGGGCTGACAAGTTCGCTGACTTCGGGAAGCCCGTCATCACGAACCCGAGCAGGACCACCAGCGCCCTGGACTGGCTCAAGAACCACCTCGGCGCGGGAGGGGTGACCGTCGGCAACGCAATGGACTCCGTGAAACAAGGGGTGAATGGTGGGGGAGATCTGGTACCTACCGCACACCAAGCCCTTATGGATCAACTCCTCCGAGTCGGTATCAAAGTCAGCCCCGAGAAGGTCGTCACAATAATGACGACACCAGAGGGCAAGATCGTCTGGCTCGAACGAGGGACCACAGGCGATGTGACACCAAATCCATCAGGCCTTGCTCATATTATCGAAGCACACGGAGATGAGTTCGCTCAGAAAGGGATCAGTGAATCCCAGATCCCCGATCTCCTTTCGAGAGCAATCCAGGAGAACAAGATTGTTGGTTATCAAGGGAAAAGGACGGGACGCCCAATCTACGAGGTGGAGTATAATGGCGAGACAATGAAAATTGCTATTACTATTGGAAGCAATGGTTACATCGTAGGAGCGAATATCAGATGAGCGATTCCAATATCACGCTTCCTGTGATTGCTCCGAACGAACGTCCCCATGTGGACATTCACTACGAATGGACGCAATTCCCGCTTTGGCTTAATGGGAGATACGGGATCGACAGTATCGCCGGCCATGAGATCGGCCTCAGCTCGGAGCTCGTTCGGGATCTTTTGGCCTGGAGCGATGCAGCCGATGCTCAATTCGAAGCTGACGACCCAGCTAACAGTGCCGCTCCGGCCAATTTTCTTGAAGATGGATTTGAATTAGCGAAACGAGTGCGTGCGGAACTTTCTGCAGAATGGATTGTGACGTCCTACGATCCGCGTGCTAAACGGAAAGTTGAACTCGTCATTGACGACTGAGCGGATGCGGTTGAGGGCACGATCAGCGAGTTCGAGAATATGCAGGTGGTTGCGAAAACTCAGCATGAGACGTGGCAGGTGTATGAGGCTACGGATCATGGGTTCGACCAGGTCAAGAATCTTCTCGGTGAGCTGAACAGTATCCTGAATAATGTTGGGAGTCTCGCTGTTGGGCAAGGGCGCTCGTACGCGGCGGGGAGTTTCGCTTTCGCGTTGCAGACGTTGAGCGGGTTGACCGGGGGGATGCTGGATTACTGTCGGGAGAACCGGCAGGTCGCGTCCGACGGGTGGGACGTCTTGTTTTCTGGGTATGTCGATGATGTTGAGGCTGAACAGGAACGGCAGCGGAAAGAGGATGCTCTGTGGGGGGTGCTGTGGGACGGGATTCAGGTCGTTGAGGGTGTGTTGATTCTCGCGGTTGGTGTGGTGGGTACGCCGTTCAGCGCGGGTGCGACGTTGGCGTTGGCGGCGCTGGGTGGGTCGCTGATCGTGGGGGGTGTGAATAGCGCGATTGATCACGCGTCGATCGCGGCTACTGGTGAGGGGTTGAATCTGGTCGGGATGGCCAGCGATCAGGTGGCCCACTGGTATGACGTCACTGTGATGCGGCCGGCGGTTGAGTCCGGGTCATGGGCGGGGCAGCTCGTTGCTGGTGTTGGGTCTGGCGTGGGGCAGATGGTCAGCGGTGCGGCGCAGATGAATCTGCGTGACACTGGGCGGGGGATCGAGGCTCTCCTGTTCGATGAGGATGTGCGTAACCAAGCGTTGCAGCAGGTCACGACGCTCGTTGACCAGGTCCGCGAGGGAAACCCAGTGGTGATCGGACAGATCGTCGGGAACATCCTGCCCGGAGCGGTGGCGTTGAAAGTCGCGAAAACGAGCGGACTTCTGAGCCGGGCTGACAAATTCGCTGACTTCGCGAAACCCATCATCACGAACCCGAGCAGGACCACCAGCGCCCTGGACTGGCTCAAGAACCACCTCGGCGCGGGAGGGGTGACCGTCAGCGACGTATTCGAGCCGTCAATACGGCCAGCAGACGCGATTGACGGGTCGACCGTAAAGTCGCGTGGTGGAGGCGAGCGAGAGTCTGGTACTCCTGGCGAGAAGACAGAGGTTCTGGATCCCTTTGATCCGGACCGTAAGGGTGCGCTGCTTCCCAACGTGAGATATCGTGCGAGTGCACCCGACACGACCCACAACTACGTGGCCGAAACGAACGCTGACGGTCTGATCGAGCGGGTCATCGTCGAGACCCTCCATGTGAAGCCCACCGGCCGCCCTCGCTTCAAGCATGACCCGAACACGCCAGGTAAGCTCCCCACGGATGACGCGGGTCACCTGATCGCGGATGTCTTCGACGGCAGCCCAGAACTCGACAACCTCGTCAGCCAAGCAACAGCTCTCAATCGCGGTGCGGGCTCGAAATGGAGGGCAATGGAACGCGACTGGGAAGATGCTCTCCGTGACGTACCACCACGCGCCGTCACTGATATCGAGATCAAGGTTCTCTACGACGGCGGCAAACGACCAATAAGTTTGGATGTCACATATAAAATCGACGGCAAACCTGGTGGCAGAAATTTCCCAAACACCATACCAAATATCGATTAGGGAACTGTAATGAACAACGAGACTAGTTTCGAACGCCTATTCGGGATCCAAGACGAGATTCTTATGTTCACCATGGAGCAGGTCGGTGATAAAGTCGACAAGTTCTACGTGCAAGGTAGAATTACGGACGATAGTTATGGAAATGTCACAAGCGTCGAGGGTAACATCAGGACTGTCATTGTCGGCGGTCGCGTCCTCGACGTCTCTGCTGTCCTGGACGATACTGAGTTCTATGAGAATGTCGCTTTCGTCAGGCCGCGAATCACGGAGCTGCACGACATCCTCCGTATCCTGCAGGGTAAATCCCCAGTGCGGTTTCGCTGGGCGGTGGACACCAAAGCGGGCACTGCTGAGAGTGATTGGACATACTACGATGATCTCTCTGACGAGGAGAAGAAGGACGATTTCTGGCTGTTCTCGAAGGGTGACAACGCTTGGACGGCGCAGCTTGAGGCTGAGCTAGCCGGCGAGTAAAACCCAGAGGATTTTGCGTAGCCTTGCAATCAGGTGCACGAATGTGTCTAATAGGAGAAGTATGAGCGATTTCACACGGCTGGACGCCGACCAGCTACACCCGATAATCGAGGCTTTTCGAGCACTAAAATGGCCTGCTACGAGAGCGGATATAATGTCGGTAGCCGAAAGGCTTCATTGGGAGATTACTTCAGACCGAGAAAGTGGCATTGATCTGCTTGCTGCGCTGCCCCTGAGTGATAACCGGGTCAACGTGCTCTTGAGCGATGAATGCGTTCTAAAAGTCAACATCCCAGTCTCAGACAGAGTACGAAATCTAGATAACGATCTGGAACCTGATCTGAGGTCAAGCTTCCGCGCGATCGTTGACGACGTCAACGTCATCCTCGACGGCGGGAAGACGAAGACTCCTGGTATGCGTCAATACCACTGGGATTTCGACGATTCAAGCCGCCTCGCAGTAGAGAATTTTGGTGCAAAGATCGTCCTTCAAGTCTTGTCACCACACTGGGCGAATGTTGAGCGCGAAGAGGAGCGCCAGGGGCTTGATCCCTCACGTCCGTTCGATGACCATCAAGAGTCCGACATCTGAATAACCAACACCGCAGCTTTCGAGCGGTTATTGAGGGGCAACCGGTCAAGATTGTCCATGTCATTGAGGTTTATGCAAAATCCCCTCGCACACCCAGGGAACAAGCCCTTGACCTGGGCTGTTGTGAAGCCCTACCGGAATTTTGCATAAGCCTCACTGTCGGGAGAACCAGCAGGTCGCGTCCGACGGGTGGGACGTCTTGTTCTCTGGGTATGTCGATGATGTTGAAGCTGAACAGGAACGGCAGCGGAAAGAGGATGCCCTGTGGGGGGTGCTGTGGGACGGGATTCAGGTCGTTGAGGGTGTGTTGATTCTCGCGGTTGGTGTGGTGGGTACGCCGTTCAGCGCGGGTGCGACGTTGGCGTTGGCGGCGTTGGGTGGGTCGCTGATCGTGGGGGGTGTGAATAGCGCGATTGATCACGCGTCGATCGCGTCGACTGGTGAGGGGTTGAATCTGGTCGGGATGGTCAGCGATCAGGTGGCCCACTGGTATGACGTCACTGTGATGCGGCCGGCGGTTGAGTCCGGGTCGTGGGCGGGGCAGCTCGTTGCTGGTGTTGGGTCTGGCGTGGGGCAGATGATCAGCGGTGCGGCGCAGATGAATCTGCGTGACACTGGGCGTGGGATCGAGGCCCTCCTGTTCGATGAGGATGTGCGTAACCAAGCGTTGCAGCAGGTCACGACGCTCGTTGACCAGGTCCGAGCGGGAAACCCGGTGGTGATCGGACAGATCGTGGGGAACATCCTGCCCGGAGCGGTGGCGTTGAAAGTCGCGAAAACGAGCGGACTTCTGGGCCGGGCTGACAAGTTCGCTGACTTCGGGAAGCCCGTCATCACGAACCCGAGCAGGACCACCAGCGCACTGGACTGGCTCAAGAACCACCTCGGCGCGGGAGGGGTGACCGTCGGCGACGTATTCGAGCCGACCATACGACCAGCAGACGCGATTGACGGGTCGACCGTGAAGTCGTATTCTGTCGACCAGCCGGGCGGTAGTAATGCTCCGGGTCCGGTGAAGTATCCGACTGGCCGGTTGCCGAAGCGTGGTATACCGAACTCTTTCGGGTATGATTCTGACGGGGTTCGTCTTCCCTACGCGAATAGTCGCCCTGATTACGCGCCCGGACAAGTCAAAGAGGTGTGGAACGCTACCCGGGAGAAACAATTGCTCGACATTGAGGGCGGCGAAGTGGGGGCGCCGCCGAGTCTTCCGGGGCCGGATCAGCTCTGGGTCAAAAACAAGTCAGGCGACTGGAAACTCATCGAGTGGCGACCCGGAGAACCCCGCGCTGGCCTCTGGGACATGGGACACCTCCCTGAGGCTAAATATGCCAAACTTCGAAATCGGTACCTCAGTCATCAGATTACGAAGGAAGAATTCTTGGATGAATATCACGACGTGGAGAAGTATCAGGTTGAAGATCCGGGCAGAAACCGGTCGCATATCGATGAATATATCGATGAATAGAAAATGAGAAGAGGAGGACACTATGGCATCTCCGAGTCATGCTGCTGGATATGGGACATATGAGGAGTTTTGCGCCGGATACGACCCCGCTACCATGCCGTTCACCCCGAGGCCTGGCGTAGATGGGCTCCTCGGGCTGGCTTTGATGAATAAGGATCCTCGGGCGCGGTTGGCGATCGCGAATCGTCTGCTCGATGATGGCGCGGATCCCAGTCTGGTGAGCACTGATGGTGATCGTGTGAATGTGCTGCATGTTTTGTGGGGTCGCGCGCGGGATCGTGACCCTGAAGCGGAAGCGGCGCTGATCGCACGGTTGTTGGACGGTGGGGCGGACATCAATCTGCGCTCACCCAGGTTCGGCCTTCCACT from Rathayibacter rathayi encodes the following:
- a CDS encoding DNA/RNA non-specific endonuclease, whose protein sequence is MVAKTQHETWQVYEATDHGFDQVKNLLGELNSILNNVGSLAVGQGRSYAAGSFAFALQTLSGLTGGMLDYCRENRQVASDGWDVLFSGYVDDVEAEQERQRKEDALWGVLWDGIQVVEGVLILAVGVVGTPFSAGATLALAALGGSLIVGGVNSAIDHASIAATGEGLNLVGMASDQVAHWYDVTVMRPAVESGSWAGQLVAGVGSGVGQMVSGAAQMNLRDTGRGIEALLFDEDVRNQALQQVTTLVDQVREGNPVVIGQIVGNILPGAVALKVAKTSGLLSRADKFADFAKPIITNPSRTTSALDWLKNHLGAGGVTVSDVFEPSIRPADAIDGSTVKSRGGGERESGTPGEKTEVLDPFDPDRKGALLPNVRYRASAPDTTHNYVAETNADGLIERVIVETLHVKPTGRPRFKHDPNTPGKLPTDDAGHLIADVFDGSPELDNLVSQATALNRGAGSKWRAMERDWEDALRDVPPRAVTDIEIKVLYDGGKRPISLDVTYKIDGKPGGRNFPNTIPNID
- a CDS encoding DUF6301 family protein produces the protein MSDFTRLDADQLHPIIEAFRALKWPATRADIMSVAERLHWEITSDRESGIDLLAALPLSDNRVNVLLSDECVLKVNIPVSDRVRNLDNDLEPDLRSSFRAIVDDVNVILDGGKTKTPGMRQYHWDFDDSSRLAVENFGAKIVLQVLSPHWANVEREEERQGLDPSRPFDDHQESDI
- a CDS encoding HNH/ENDO VII family nuclease translates to MFSGYVDDVEAEQERQRKEDALWGVLWDGIQVVEGVLILAVGVVGTPFSAGATLALAALGGSLIVGGVNSAIDHASIASTGEGLNLVGMVSDQVAHWYDVTVMRPAVESGSWAGQLVAGVGSGVGQMISGAAQMNLRDTGRGIEALLFDEDVRNQALQQVTTLVDQVRAGNPVVIGQIVGNILPGAVALKVAKTSGLLGRADKFADFGKPVITNPSRTTSALDWLKNHLGAGGVTVGDVFEPTIRPADAIDGSTVKSYSVDQPGGSNAPGPVKYPTGRLPKRGIPNSFGYDSDGVRLPYANSRPDYAPGQVKEVWNATREKQLLDIEGGEVGAPPSLPGPDQLWVKNKSGDWKLIEWRPGEPRAGLWDMGHLPEAKYAKLRNRYLSHQITKEEFLDEYHDVEKYQVEDPGRNRSHIDEYIDE